One Panicum virgatum strain AP13 chromosome 3N, P.virgatum_v5, whole genome shotgun sequence DNA segment encodes these proteins:
- the LOC120667873 gene encoding uncharacterized protein LOC120667873: MRQTSIEVEGRIAGNKAPINQLWTETSSAALQELEEAINSMRGGIATIRSWCDRMSGKLDEVEGKLAQNKKRKSIWQQEDSPNTEQVVDLTETSGEDVLAMLKSAKGKDKAHQREREVVVNATPIRKDAWLQPRLKASLAEFEQRSCDNTLKWINHMATKQELSSIWVDVKGRLPVKITGNQIKQGILKPVEIDSFILGGTIRLLREFERNMMAHRANIAARHYIPPEWTSYVTQPNYEGHMSLQYFKSSPIGYDLSTCTLLLAPVRIGQGWSCYAVNIASRTLTVMDPLLKEEGGTISTQWHEMTARKVLQEAMRCFDCVRGVATEENNRWKVTIQMMPEEKCSV, encoded by the exons ATGCGACAAACCTCCATAGAAGTGGAAGGCCGCATAGCAGGGAACAAG GCACCTATCAACCAGCTTTGGACTGAGACCTCGAGCGCAGCCCTGCAAGAGCTGGAAGAAGCAATCAACAGCATGCGTGGCGGCATTGCAACCATCCGGTCATGGTGTGACAGGATGAGTGGGAAACTGGATGAGGTTGAAGGGAAGCTGGCCCAAAACAAGAAACGGAAATCCATTTGGCAGCAGGAAGATTCGCCAAATACTGAACAAGTTGTTGATCTCACTGAGACAAGTGGAGAAGACGTGCTGGCCATGCTAAAATCAGCAAAGGGGAAGGACAAGGCACACCAAAGGGAGAG GGAGGTTGTGGTCAATGCCACGCCCATCAGGAAAGATGCGTGGCTTCAACCAAGGCTTAAGGCTTCTTTGGCAGAGTTTGAACAAAGGTCCTGCGACAATACGCTGAAATGGATCAACCACATGGCAACAAAACAAGAACTTAGCAG CATTTGGGTCGACGTCAAGGGGAGGCTGCCAGTTAAAATCACTGGAAACCAGATTAAGCAGGGGATCCTTAAACCGGTCGAGATTGACAGCTTCATTTTGGGAGGTACTATCCGCTTGCTCAGGGAATTCGAGAGGAACATGATGGCCCACAGAGCCAATATCGCTGCAAGGCACTACATCCCGCCCGAATGGACT TCATATGTAACACAGCCAAACTACGAAGGCCACATGTCCCTGCAGTACTTCAAAAGCAGCCCTATAGGATATGATCTAAGCACATGCACACTA CTACTGGCACCCGTTCGCATCGGCCAAGGCTGGTCATGCTACGCCGTCAACATCGCAAGCAGGACCCTCACCGTGATGGACCCTTTGCTTAAGGAAGAAGGGGGGACCATCAGCACCCAGTGGCATGAGATGACAGCTAGGAAGGTGCTCCAAGAAGCAATGAGATGCTTCGACTGCGTCAGGGGGGTCGCAACCGAAGAAAACAACAGGTGGAAAGTAACCATACAAATGATGCCAGAAGAAAAGTGCTCGGTGTAA